A section of the Felis catus isolate Fca126 chromosome B2, F.catus_Fca126_mat1.0, whole genome shotgun sequence genome encodes:
- the TBPL1 gene encoding TATA box-binding protein-like 1 isoform X4, whose product MTPPCGLLLNQSCPSASSVARGFWLQLSSGAEARASLKSGTPGAPRGSALPGAPQAVTRVSLPRAAPLRPPPRAHRTPARPFKLASVRLSGSPDSRATWAQSRERVSVPRRPAFERPPSYARRPEPPFLLLGSPALACSRPRPGPSFQDLTAPRISL is encoded by the coding sequence ATGACCCCGCCTTGTGGCCTTTTATTAAATCAGAGCTGCCCGTCGGCCTCTTCTGTGGCCAGAGGCTTCTGGCTGCAGCTGAGCTCGGGAGCAGAGGCCCGTGCCAGCCTGAAGAGTGGGACTCCGGGGGCGCCGCGGGGTTCTGCGCTGCCTGGCGCTCCCCAGGCCGTTACCCGAGTCTCGCTCCCGCGGGCAGCGCCTCTCAGGCCACCCCCGAGAGCTCATCGGACCCCAGCGCGGCCGTTCAAACTGGCGAGTGTGCGCCTCTCGGGGTCCCCGGATTCCAGGGCTACTTGGGCGCAGAGCCGTGAAAGAGTCTCAGTCCCCAGGCGCCCAGCTTTCGAGCGACCGCCCTCCTACGCCCGTCGGCCTGAGCCACCGTTTCTCCTGCTGGGCTCCCCAGCCCTAGCCTGCAGCCGCCCTCGCCCCGGTCCATCCTTCCAGGATCTGACTGCGCCGCGCATAAGCCTCTGA